CCGGTCACATCGTATACCGCCGCGACCTCGGGGATGTTGACGAGCTCCTTCTCCACGCTCTCTATGTTGTCGGTATACACCTGGACGAGACCGTTGTAATCGTATCCCATGGCGACATAGTCCACCTTGGCACGGTAACCCTTGATGACCCCTTTCGCCTCCAGGGTCTTGACGCGCTGTATGAGGGTCGTAGGGTGGACACCCATCTGTTTGGCGAGCTGCCTGTAGGAACCTTGGCTGGAGTTGCACATCATCTCTATTATGCGCTTATCCAGTTCGTCGAAATCCTTCAGGTCTCCCATTTTGCATCCTTCCTATGACCGATCCTAAACGGATGTGGTTAACGACCCATATCCTGTCGGCGACATTTAATGGTTCGCTGGATATGATAGACGTTTGAACAGACCGGAAGGCCTTGCGGCTGCATCTGTCCATTCGCATAGACCCCATCACCCGGCACTCAAAATATAATATCGGGACACCGTTCACAAGGACGATAGCAATGGCTGACGAGGTATTCAGACACGACGGATACATGTCGGAGTTCGAGGCGGGCATAGTTTCGGTGGATGGTGACATGGTCGTATTGGACTGCACCGCATTCTACCCCGGAGGGGGAGGACAGGTATGCGACACCGGGACGATGAACGGCATGCCCGTCACCGACGTCTCCTACAAGGGGAAGGAGATAATCCACAAAGTGCCAGGCAACGATTTCAAACCGGGAATGCGCGTTTGGTGCAGTGTCGACTGGGACAGGCGTTTCGACCTGATGATGGGACACACCGGGGAACACCTCCTGTTCTGCTCCCTGAAAAGACAGGATCCGGAGCTGACCATCACGAAGATCTTCATAGGTCCGGAAGAAAAGTATGTTATCGTGAACCACGACGTGCCGTGGGAAAAGATCGGAGCAGCCCTGGAATTCGCCAACAAGGCGATCCGCGACAACCTGCCGGTCAGGAAGACCGTGATGAGCAGGGACGACCCGGAACTCGAGAACGTCAGGATAAAACTGGATAGGATAGCGGAGGACGAGGAGATCACGGTCGTGTCGATCGGCGACATAGACCTCTCGGCCTGCAGCGGGATCCATGTCATGGAGACCGGCGAACTCGGCATGCTGTTCGTAGACAGGAAGGTCTCCGCAGGGAAGGACGGTATCGCTATCCACTTCAAGGTCGGTAGCGCCGCACAGGATGCGGCCATGGCCCTGGCCAATACATGTCTGCAGATCATCGACGAGACCGGAAGCAAACCGGAGGACATCGTCAGGACCGTGGCCAATATGAAACGCGATCTGGCACTTGCCGCGGAGGCCAGAAAGGCGGCGGCCAAACAGCAGATCAGGGAGATGGTCCCGGAGAACATCGGAGGAACGGATGTCTACTGCGGCATGTTCGCCGATGCGGATAGGAAGACCCTTACCGATGCGGCGGAGGGCTTCAAATCCAAGGGCGGGGTCGCCGCGTTCGTGTCGGTATCGGACACGGTGTCCGTGATCCTCGCCTCCAGTACATCCAAGTTGGATTGCAAGAAGGCCCTCCCTGCCGTATTGGGGATGTTCGGCGGAAGGGGCGGCGGAAAACCCGACTTCGCACAGGGAGGGATATCCGACCCATCCAAGGCGAAGGACGTCTATGATTCCCTGATCGCAGAAATAAGGAAAAATCTCTGAAGGTCAGGAAGTCTCGTCGACCTTGTCCTTATGGGCCCGGTCGATGAGACTCAGTACCGTATCGCAAAGACCCAGATCCTTCTCTATACCGCAATGGTACATCCAGCGGTCGGGTGCGGCCTGTACGCACCTGCACAGCCTGTGCGGCTGGACCTTGTAATTGAGACCGAATGAGACGACTATTGGACAGTCCTCATAGGTATCGTTCCCCGGGGCGGGGGCCCATATCCAGCAGAAGGGCCTGTTGTTGTCTTTTATGACCACTGTCTCCTCGAAGACCTCCAATTCGGCCTCGGTATAGATGGACCTTATCTTGTTCCATACCGCGAAAAAGGCGTCATGGACCGCAGGTTCGTCCGCGAACAGGTTCTTTGCTGACATCACAACCCGTCATCACGGGAGGACGATATTAACATTCCTTTGAAAGGACCCAATCGTTAATATCAATGAATGCCATCGAAGCACCATTATGGCAGGCGGAATGAGGGGAGTGAACCCTCGTCAGATGCAACGTGCAATGCGTTCGATGGGAATCAAGCAGAACAACATAGAGGGTGTGACCGAGGTCATAATCAGGACCAAGGACAAAGACATCGTCATAACCAATGCAGAAGTCGTCTGTGTCGACGTGAAAGGAAGCAAGAGCTACCAGGTCTCCGGAACGGAGACCGAGATGGCACCCGGATCGGCAGGAGGTGTGTCCGCAGGACCTTCGTTCCCCAACGAGGATATCGAACTCGTCATG
The nucleotide sequence above comes from Candidatus Methanomethylophilus alvi Mx1201. Encoded proteins:
- a CDS encoding Lrp/AsnC family transcriptional regulator, with product MGDLKDFDELDKRIIEMMCNSSQGSYRQLAKQMGVHPTTLIQRVKTLEAKGVIKGYRAKVDYVAMGYDYNGLVQVYTDNIESVEKELVNIPEVAAVYDVTGEADVVVYLCCLDRDEFSAAVKRINNLPGVVKTNTSVILNIVKPESDFIPKMVDGGQ
- a CDS encoding DHHA1 domain-containing protein, translating into MADEVFRHDGYMSEFEAGIVSVDGDMVVLDCTAFYPGGGGQVCDTGTMNGMPVTDVSYKGKEIIHKVPGNDFKPGMRVWCSVDWDRRFDLMMGHTGEHLLFCSLKRQDPELTITKIFIGPEEKYVIVNHDVPWEKIGAALEFANKAIRDNLPVRKTVMSRDDPELENVRIKLDRIAEDEEITVVSIGDIDLSACSGIHVMETGELGMLFVDRKVSAGKDGIAIHFKVGSAAQDAAMALANTCLQIIDETGSKPEDIVRTVANMKRDLALAAEARKAAAKQQIREMVPENIGGTDVYCGMFADADRKTLTDAAEGFKSKGGVAAFVSVSDTVSVILASSTSKLDCKKALPAVLGMFGGRGGGKPDFAQGGISDPSKAKDVYDSLIAEIRKNL
- a CDS encoding nascent polypeptide-associated complex protein produces the protein MAGGMRGVNPRQMQRAMRSMGIKQNNIEGVTEVIIRTKDKDIVITNAEVVCVDVKGSKSYQVSGTETEMAPGSAGGVSAGPSFPNEDIELVMSQTNCDRDKAIAALEETDGQPAEAIIKIMSE
- a CDS encoding DUF5655 domain-containing protein; amino-acid sequence: MSAKNLFADEPAVHDAFFAVWNKIRSIYTEAELEVFEETVVIKDNNRPFCWIWAPAPGNDTYEDCPIVVSFGLNYKVQPHRLCRCVQAAPDRWMYHCGIEKDLGLCDTVLSLIDRAHKDKVDETS